In Micromonospora sp. NBC_01813, the following are encoded in one genomic region:
- a CDS encoding aspartate aminotransferase family protein, whose translation MTSFGFGRELVDRAEGAYLHLRDGRRILDFTGGVGVLNHGHNHPRIMAVRQRFAEQRRMEVHKTYFSPYVAALAHNLAEVLPGDLNMSFLPNSGAEAVEGAVKLAYKYHNGRRNTILRADISFHGKLLGSGSLTGGAQNHFAYPGLSGVVTFGYDDLDSVRAAVAAHPDDVYAILIEPFSASTMRWCSEEFLRGLRELCTEQKIVLVFDEIYTGWGKTGSMFYFMRYPGLLPDVLTTSKSFGGGKSSISAYIAREQIFRKAYDNPMDALMHATSTTYYGFGEECATAIEAVNIAVEDDYPGRARRIEELLSAGLRRIAKQHPESVADVAGSGALWGMFIDGGPKALDLAAKLAPAGLARDPRLRTKLVTCAVINALYRDHDIYTYYTLNGASPLVVGPPLVASDDDVEYFLDSLDTVLDQGLTRLLTRFVAQKVGSLW comes from the coding sequence ATGACCTCCTTCGGATTCGGGCGTGAGCTGGTCGACCGTGCCGAGGGGGCGTACCTGCACCTGCGCGACGGACGCCGGATCCTCGACTTCACCGGCGGCGTGGGCGTGCTCAACCACGGGCACAACCATCCCCGCATCATGGCGGTCCGACAACGCTTCGCCGAGCAACGGCGCATGGAGGTGCACAAGACCTACTTCTCGCCGTACGTCGCGGCACTGGCGCACAACCTGGCCGAGGTGCTGCCCGGCGACCTGAACATGTCGTTCCTGCCAAACTCCGGCGCCGAGGCGGTCGAAGGTGCCGTCAAACTGGCATACAAGTATCACAACGGGCGACGGAACACGATTCTGCGCGCCGACATCAGTTTTCACGGCAAGCTGCTGGGCTCCGGCAGCCTGACCGGTGGTGCCCAGAACCATTTCGCATACCCTGGACTGTCCGGCGTGGTCACGTTCGGGTACGACGACCTCGACTCGGTGCGTGCCGCGGTTGCCGCGCATCCCGACGACGTGTACGCCATCCTGATCGAGCCCTTCAGCGCCTCGACCATGCGTTGGTGCTCGGAGGAATTCCTGCGCGGACTGCGTGAACTGTGCACCGAACAGAAGATCGTCCTCGTGTTCGACGAAATCTACACCGGCTGGGGAAAGACCGGGAGCATGTTCTACTTCATGCGTTATCCCGGCCTGCTGCCGGACGTGCTGACCACGTCGAAGTCGTTCGGCGGCGGGAAGTCGTCGATCTCGGCGTACATCGCCCGGGAACAGATCTTCCGCAAGGCGTACGACAATCCGATGGATGCGCTGATGCACGCCACCTCGACCACCTACTACGGCTTCGGCGAGGAATGCGCGACCGCGATCGAGGCGGTCAACATCGCCGTCGAGGACGACTATCCGGGCCGGGCGCGGCGCATCGAGGAGCTCCTCTCCGCCGGCCTGCGCCGGATCGCCAAGCAGCACCCCGAATCGGTGGCCGACGTCGCGGGCTCGGGCGCGCTCTGGGGGATGTTCATCGACGGTGGCCCGAAGGCGCTGGACCTCGCGGCGAAGCTGGCACCGGCCGGTCTGGCCCGGGATCCGCGACTGCGGACCAAACTGGTCACCTGCGCGGTGATCAACGCGCTGTACCGGGACCACGACATCTACACCTACTACACCCTCAACGGTGCCAGTCCGCTGGTGGTGGGACCGCCGCTGGTCGCCTCGGACGACGACGTCGAGTACTTCCTGGACAGTCTCGACACGGTGCTGGACCAGGGACTCACCCGGTTGCTGACCCGGTTCGTCGCGCAGAAGGTCGGCTCGCTGTGGTGA
- a CDS encoding glycosyltransferase family 2 protein, whose protein sequence is MVSVPVHVSVVIPAYNSERTLHACLSAVYAQTLPPAEVIVVDDASTDQTREIARQFPVRLLQTPVNSGPAAARNRGIKASTGELIFFVDADCAPTPTALATALRILTDEPDVDCVHGIYLTEPLYDDGPVEAYRLLHAHYWRAINTGRVRTAIFALCVVRRCVFDDVGLFDERLRASEDVEISDRMADRHGIWLSAEMTCHHDDDSRLGALLRKQFSRSQLLVPVAVRERGPAGLRANRMGGVLATAAVLVTLPLVVLAPVLLAVPGAGLLWFATADPGLARFVRRERGTAFLGLFLCLHFLVHLAIVGGAAVGGTRFLLDRDFGPTRHVTPTADR, encoded by the coding sequence GTGGTGTCCGTGCCTGTGCACGTCTCGGTCGTCATTCCGGCCTACAACAGCGAACGTACTCTGCACGCATGCCTGTCCGCGGTGTACGCGCAGACGCTTCCACCAGCGGAGGTGATCGTCGTCGACGACGCGAGTACCGACCAGACCCGCGAGATCGCCCGCCAGTTTCCGGTCCGGCTACTGCAGACCCCGGTCAACAGCGGTCCGGCGGCCGCCCGCAACCGGGGCATCAAGGCGAGCACCGGCGAGTTGATCTTCTTCGTCGACGCCGACTGCGCGCCGACCCCCACCGCCCTCGCGACCGCGCTGCGCATCCTGACCGACGAGCCCGACGTCGACTGTGTCCACGGCATCTACCTCACTGAGCCGTTGTACGACGACGGACCGGTCGAGGCCTACCGCCTGCTGCACGCCCACTACTGGCGGGCGATCAACACCGGACGGGTCCGTACCGCCATCTTCGCCCTGTGCGTCGTCCGCCGGTGCGTCTTCGACGATGTCGGCCTCTTCGACGAGCGCCTGCGCGCCTCGGAGGACGTCGAGATCAGCGACCGGATGGCGGACCGGCACGGCATCTGGTTGTCCGCCGAGATGACCTGCCACCACGACGACGACAGCCGACTGGGCGCACTCCTGCGCAAGCAGTTCAGCCGCTCGCAGCTGCTGGTCCCGGTCGCGGTCCGGGAACGGGGACCGGCCGGGTTGCGCGCCAACCGCATGGGTGGGGTGCTGGCCACCGCCGCCGTACTGGTCACCCTGCCGCTGGTGGTACTGGCGCCCGTACTGCTGGCGGTGCCCGGCGCCGGCCTGCTCTGGTTCGCCACCGCCGACCCCGGTCTCGCCCGGTTCGTCCGACGCGAGCGCGGCACCGCCTTCCTCGGCCTGTTCCTCTGTCTGCACTTCCTGGTCCATCTGGCGATCGTCGGCGGAGCGGCGGTCGGCGGTACGCGATTCCTGCTGGACCGCGACTTCGGTCCCACCCGGCACGTGACCCCGACGGCGGACCGATGA
- a CDS encoding NAD-dependent epimerase/dehydratase family protein encodes MVIAVTGAAGMLGSQVVARLTGDGAEVVGVDLREPAAGTPGTGYRHLLGDVRDPAVLRIAFDCVDAVVHCAAALPSYPAAQIRSIVVDGSRTVLDAARAAGVPRLVYISSTAVYGLPKQVPTPEDHPYAPVDAYSTAKADAERLALRYRDADLVLPVLRPKTFLGPGRMGLFSMLFQWAQEGRNFPVLGDGGVRIQMLHVADLVDAIVTVLRAPANVANDTYNIGAAEFGTLREDFQAVLDAAGHGRRVVSLPARPTRAVLGLLERSGLSPVYGRLLHKLMDDSYVDIDRARRRLDFTPRHSNQDAVLETFRWWQAHRTGGAAPTSSGRTSRDPWRQGVLAAAKVFF; translated from the coding sequence GTGGTGATCGCGGTCACCGGCGCCGCCGGCATGCTCGGCTCCCAGGTCGTCGCCCGGCTGACCGGCGACGGGGCCGAGGTGGTCGGCGTCGACCTGCGCGAACCCGCCGCCGGTACACCCGGCACCGGCTACCGCCACCTGCTCGGCGACGTCCGTGACCCGGCGGTGCTGCGGATCGCCTTCGACTGCGTCGACGCCGTCGTGCACTGCGCCGCCGCCCTGCCCAGCTACCCCGCCGCACAGATCCGCTCGATCGTGGTCGACGGCAGCCGAACGGTGCTCGACGCCGCCCGCGCCGCCGGCGTGCCCCGGCTGGTCTACATCTCCTCCACCGCCGTCTACGGCCTGCCGAAACAGGTGCCGACCCCGGAGGACCACCCGTACGCCCCGGTGGACGCGTACAGCACGGCGAAGGCCGACGCCGAACGCCTGGCGCTGCGGTACCGCGACGCCGACCTGGTGCTGCCGGTGTTGCGGCCGAAGACGTTCCTCGGTCCGGGCCGGATGGGACTGTTCTCGATGCTGTTCCAGTGGGCGCAGGAAGGGCGCAACTTCCCGGTGCTCGGCGACGGCGGGGTCCGGATCCAGATGCTGCACGTCGCCGATCTGGTCGACGCGATCGTCACCGTGCTGCGGGCACCGGCGAACGTAGCCAACGACACCTACAACATCGGGGCGGCCGAGTTCGGCACCCTGCGGGAGGACTTCCAGGCGGTGCTCGACGCCGCCGGCCACGGTCGGCGGGTCGTGTCGTTGCCGGCCCGGCCGACCCGGGCCGTTCTCGGCCTGCTCGAGCGCTCCGGTCTGTCGCCGGTCTACGGACGGTTGCTGCACAAACTCATGGACGACTCGTACGTCGACATCGACCGTGCCCGGCGACGACTGGACTTCACCCCACGCCACAGCAATCAGGACGCGGTACTGGAGACGTTCCGCTGGTGGCAGGCGCACCGCACCGGCGGCGCGGCACCCACCTCCAGCGGCCGCACCAGCCGTGACCCCTGGCGGCAGGGCGTTCTCGCCGCCGCCAAGGTCTTCTTCTAG
- a CDS encoding class I SAM-dependent methyltransferase: MAHPIFRLAARALNWPLRVLIRPYPRLNAVVWDLQYALGLWRYLDHGQDPTPLELARRVVPRPRVLDLGCGTTVNLALPADGYRHYHGVDISRAAIRRARSLRRPHTSFEAADLLSYHTAARYDAVLLREVLYYFTVDEAVGLLRRAAGFLDPGGQLLVWLYDVDSPAGAELLRALRGCGLAVHAELAAGRDRAGVVLALGAVGTADSNASSPS, translated from the coding sequence ATGGCACACCCGATCTTCCGGCTCGCGGCCCGCGCACTCAACTGGCCGCTGCGAGTCCTGATCCGCCCGTACCCCAGGTTGAACGCCGTGGTGTGGGACCTGCAGTACGCGCTGGGCCTGTGGCGTTACCTCGACCACGGCCAGGATCCGACCCCGCTGGAGCTCGCCCGCCGGGTCGTCCCCCGGCCCCGGGTGCTGGATCTGGGCTGCGGCACGACGGTCAACCTGGCACTGCCCGCCGACGGGTACCGGCACTACCACGGGGTGGACATCAGCCGGGCCGCGATCCGCCGGGCCCGGTCGCTACGCCGCCCGCACACCTCGTTCGAAGCCGCCGACCTGCTCAGCTACCACACCGCCGCCCGCTACGACGCGGTGCTGCTACGGGAGGTGCTCTACTACTTCACCGTCGACGAGGCGGTCGGTTTGTTGCGCCGGGCCGCCGGCTTCCTCGACCCGGGTGGGCAGCTGCTCGTCTGGCTGTACGACGTCGACAGTCCCGCCGGTGCCGAGCTGCTGCGCGCGCTGCGCGGCTGCGGGCTCGCCGTGCACGCCGAACTCGCCGCCGGGCGTGACCGCGCGGGTGTCGTCCTGGCGCTGGGCGCCGTCGGCACGGCGGACAGCAACGCGTCGAGTCCGTCGTGA
- a CDS encoding polysaccharide deacetylase family protein yields MTGPAAEPTGDLPRWRAKALEAAFLGLRTYHRLRPVSLPARRSWPVFRVTGGRVALTIDDGPDPRWTPAVLTLLARYDVPATFFLIGERVAEHPELARRIAAAGHQIGNHSMRHPMPFAALPSSVLRAEIDQAQQHIVDATGVAPRLFRAPSGGWSTDVLAATVAAGLTPVDWTVNSGDWKEPGVGHITRALSRAGSGHVLLCHDGGGDRSQTVTALATVIPRLLHRGLRFVTVPAQPHTAREA; encoded by the coding sequence ATGACCGGGCCGGCCGCCGAACCGACCGGTGACCTGCCGCGGTGGCGGGCGAAGGCGTTGGAGGCGGCGTTCCTCGGCCTGCGCACCTACCATCGGCTGCGGCCGGTGAGCCTGCCCGCCCGGCGAAGCTGGCCGGTCTTCCGGGTGACCGGCGGTCGCGTCGCACTCACCATCGACGACGGCCCCGATCCCCGGTGGACCCCGGCGGTCCTCACGCTGCTCGCCCGGTACGACGTGCCGGCCACCTTCTTCCTGATCGGCGAACGGGTCGCCGAGCATCCCGAGCTGGCCCGCCGGATCGCGGCGGCCGGACACCAGATCGGCAACCACTCGATGCGTCACCCGATGCCGTTCGCGGCGCTGCCCTCCAGCGTCCTACGTGCGGAGATCGACCAGGCGCAGCAGCACATCGTCGACGCCACCGGAGTCGCCCCCCGACTGTTCCGGGCACCCAGCGGCGGATGGTCCACCGACGTGCTGGCCGCCACCGTCGCGGCCGGGCTGACCCCGGTGGACTGGACGGTCAACTCCGGCGACTGGAAAGAGCCCGGGGTCGGTCACATCACCCGGGCCCTGTCCCGGGCCGGCTCCGGACACGTCCTGCTCTGCCACGACGGCGGCGGCGACCGATCGCAGACCGTGACCGCTTTGGCGACCGTGATCCCCCGGCTGTTGCACCGTGGGCTGCGGTTCGTCACCGTTCCCGCCCAACCCCACACCGCCCGGGAGGCGTGA